A DNA window from Massilia putida contains the following coding sequences:
- a CDS encoding SDR family NAD(P)-dependent oxidoreductase, with the protein MRLSDLKGHWALVTGASSGIGEEFARQLAQAGMQLVLVARRDERLQTVVQALRAEYGVEARAIAADLADPAAVARIRAELDSAGIRVRLLCNNAGAGRWGRFEATDASVYDELNTLNTTTLVAMCRRFFEHLSSFPSSAVINVSSAAAYQPVPYMAVYAASKAFVQSFSQALHGEWKEHGILVQTLVPGPTATEFDAKAGAYESALVERDPPAHVVRAALAGLERDVPVVNAAKGTYKQRVFAGLAPHAMVIREVGKMFKPPEGT; encoded by the coding sequence ATGCGGCTTTCCGACTTAAAAGGCCATTGGGCGCTGGTGACCGGCGCATCGTCCGGCATCGGCGAGGAATTCGCCCGTCAGCTGGCGCAGGCCGGCATGCAGCTGGTGCTCGTGGCGCGGCGCGACGAGCGCCTGCAGACCGTCGTCCAGGCATTGCGTGCCGAATACGGGGTCGAAGCGCGGGCCATCGCCGCCGATCTGGCCGATCCGGCCGCCGTGGCGCGCATCCGCGCGGAACTCGATAGCGCGGGCATCCGCGTGCGCCTGCTGTGCAATAACGCCGGGGCAGGGCGCTGGGGGCGGTTCGAGGCGACCGATGCGAGCGTCTACGACGAACTCAATACGCTCAACACGACCACGCTCGTCGCGATGTGCCGCCGTTTCTTCGAGCATCTGTCCTCGTTCCCCAGCAGCGCCGTGATCAATGTATCGTCGGCCGCGGCCTACCAGCCCGTGCCTTATATGGCGGTGTACGCGGCCAGCAAGGCCTTCGTGCAGAGCTTCAGCCAGGCGCTGCATGGCGAGTGGAAGGAACACGGGATCCTCGTGCAGACGCTCGTGCCGGGCCCGACGGCCACCGAATTCGACGCCAAGGCCGGCGCCTACGAGAGCGCCCTGGTGGAACGCGATCCGCCGGCCCACGTCGTGCGCGCCGCGCTGGCGGGGCTGGAACGCGATGTGCCCGTCGTGAACGCGGCCAAGGGCACCTATAAACAACGCGTGTTTGCCGGGCTCGCCCCGCACGCGATGGTCATCCGCGAAGTCGGCAAGATGTTCAAGCCGCCCGAAGGCACGTAA